The Opitutus sp. ER46 genome segment CGCGACAACCGGCGGCCGTGGAAAACTGGTGAGCCGTTCCACCCAGAAGCGCTTTGACGTTCCGGCGCATGGCGGGCAGTGTCCGCCGCGAGGTTGGGTGCGCTGCCTTGAACAGTGACGCCCCGGCCGGAGTGGTTCGTAGAAGGATGAAAACCAGAAATACAACAGAATTGGGCCGGGTGTGTGCGGGCGGCGAAAGCCGGGGCGCCTTCATCCGCGTCTGTTCAATCCGGACGCATCCGGCCCTCCCTGTTGAAAGCTAAAATGGAACTGAACAATGACCGCGGCTTCGCGTCGTCGAATGCTAGTCACCACTGCCCCGCCTGCGCCAAATGCATCGACCAGCGCGTGGAATACGTGCGGGAGGTGATAGAGGTGGTTCGGGGTATCGTCTCCCCGGTGCAACTTGCCGCGATCAGTGAGCGAGTGGAGTGCATCAAGCTCGAGGAGATCGCTGAGCGTGTCGCGCGGCGCCGCTTCCGCGAGGCGATCGCCGAGCGCGTGGCGCCACGTTTACCGCCCGATCTGCGCCGGCACTAAGCTCTGGCCGCACCTGGCCCCATACAGCCCGCCCTGGTTCGCCAATGCGGGCTTTTTGTACCATCGCAATGGCATGCACCCCGTCTGCACCCTGTCCCCAGAATCGGTTGAGGCTATTGCCCGCCGGTTAGTCGAGCTCATGCCCCAGGCCGACCTCACCGAATGCCTTCTTCCAAGCCTCATGCGGGAGGTGCGCGAGCTGCGTCAAGAGCTGCGCGGGACAGCCGCGGTTAAGCGCATTGAGCCTAACGCGGTGTACTCCATCGATGAGGCTGCGGCGCTGATCCCGGGACTGAGCGCAAAGACAATCTGCAAGCGGCTGCGTTGCCGCTCGATAATCGGGCAAAAGGGCGGACTGCGGTCGCCCTGGATGATCCGCGGCTCCGAGCTGCTTAAGTTGGGCGGCAAGGTCGTTGGCTAGGCATCAGACGATTCGCCGCCCGTTCCGGTCCCATGCGGGGAACTTCGGTGATCCGAGCGCCGGTGAGGGCGCTGCGCACAACCAGTCGGGGTGGTAGCCGTATGAGAACGCCCCGACCATCACGCGGTAGCTCTGCCAGATGTCGAAGCAGAGACAGTGAGGGTCGTCGGTGCAGTCCTCGCCGCGCCGGAACGCCCAGGCCATGAGATCGGCCGGCGTCGTTGCGCAACCGTCGTGGCGCACGCTGATGTCATCCAGGATCTCGCGCAGCAGTGCTTCGGCGCAGACGACGGGCGCGCCGGTCTCGGTCTGGGCCGTCAGCATGTAACGGAGTAGGTCGCGCTCATACACCCAGGGATCGCCATCTGTGTTCCTCGACATGTAACGAGCCAACGACGGCCGAAGGCGTGTGCAAACGTACACTATTCACAAGTTGCCGACAGAAATCCAATCAGATGCAGGCGTTTGACACGCGCCGCGGATTCGCCCAGACTTGGGCGTTGATGCCCCAGAAGACGAGCACCAGCGGCAAAACGGTGGTGGACTACGCCAAGCGCGAGATCGGCGGAATCTTGGTTCGCCCCGATTCTCGCGACGTGATGCGCAAGGCTGTTGAGGGCCACCCGATCCGCGTCCATTCCGCAAGCGACTACGTGAACCTCTACCACGTGTTCAAGCGGATGCGCGAGGCAGGCCGCGCCGGTGCGAACCTCGAACTGGTTCGGCGGCAGGTCGCACAGTCGGAGTGGCTGCTTTTTGTGCTCCCGGCCGACGTCAACGCCCCCAAGGTTGAGATCCGCGCGGGCTACGACCCGAAGCGCGGCCGGTACAGGCGCTACGCTGAACGCCTCGCGGCGGGCGAGGTGCTCCACCTGGACAGCCGGGAAGAGGCGGTGAAGGCGCGCAAGGCGTGGCGGCTGTATGTGCCGCTGGCGCAACGCCAGGGTTTGAGATCCACGACGAAGAAGCGCCCGGGAGGAGGGGTTACTGTCGCCATCTCGAAACGGCACGCCCACCTCGGGGAAGCGTGAATCGCGGGAATGGCGGAGAAGTGGCGGAGCTGAAAAAATGGAAAAACCCAAGAACGCGTAAGTTCTTGGGCTTCATGGCTGCCCGGGCTGGGATCGAACCAGCGACCAAGTGATTAACAGTCACCTGCTCTGCCACTGAGCTACCGGGCAACGTGGCTCGCACGATTTCCGTGCAAAGGAAGGGCTGAAAAACACGGCGCCGCCGGGGGTTGTCAATGCTCCTTTTTCCGGTGCACACGAAAAACCCGGGTAGTATCCGCATTTCCCACTCCTAGAAGAACTAAACGCGCCGCGGGGCGCGCCATTAGTCGACCAGACTCCACCGCGAATTCCAATTGCCGATTCCTCGGCCCCCAGGCCGTGCAATCAGTGCTCACCGGCCCTACGCCGAACGCGCCGGAGCATTCGCCCTGGCCGGCCATCGGCTCGCCCGCCAAGGACTCCATCCGCCCCTGCATGAGTTTCAAACCGTGACGTTGTGCCGTCGGCGCATCCTTGAACAGGGCATCAACTGCGTCTGGAAGATTCAAATCCAAGCGGCCGACGCACCTTTTGGGGACAGCCGTTCTCATCATATCGTTTCCTGGGAACGCGACTGACTCGTGGCCGGCGTCTGCGGCGGCGGGGAATTCACCGTCTTTCCGGGCGCGGTGGTTACCCGGGTCACGTTTCGCACGGCGGGAGGGCGCCGCGTCCCACTTCCTTCACGTGGCTATGCGCATAAATTGTCTCATCGAACGGACCGATTGGTTCCCTTAGCCACTCCGATCTGCCCGCCTCCTTCACGCCCCCCCGGGGCCGACCGTATGCCGGCAGCCCCATCCGGAAGATCATCGCGGCGCCGCGACCCCCGCTGGGCGCGATTCCCTTACCCCTATGAAATCCAACCACGCTTGTTGCGCCGGCCTCCTCTCGCGATGCCGGCTTCGCCCCATCCCCGCGCTGCTGATTCTCTTCGCCCTCCTCGCGTTGCCAGCCGTCGCCACGATCACGGAGCCCAACAACCAAAAGGTCGTCTTCCGGTATCGCTCCTTCTCCGGCACGACACCGGACTGGGTGTCCCCGCTCACCAGCCTCGGTAACATCAGCCATGCCAGCGGCTCGGCCGACCTGGTCACGACCGACCGCGGCGCGGGCTTCGATAACCTGACGGTGACCGACTTTGACGGCTCGACCGAATACGTCCAGGGCGCCGGCACGATCACGACGGTCGACGGCGCGGCCGACGATTCCTTCACCGTCGAAGCGTGGTTCAAAGCCGATACGCTCAGCGGCCCACGCACCCTCTTTTCGAATACGGAAGACTATCGCGGTTTCGCCCTCCGCCTGAACGGCGCCCGCCTGCGGGGCGAGGTCCGGTTCAAGAACGGTTCGACCTACGTGAACCAGATTGTCGCCCAGGAGGCCGCGTACGCCGACCTGGAGACCGGCGCCTGGTACTGTGCCGTGCTGCACGTTCGGAAAACATCCAGCGCCTACGAAATCCGGCTCTACCTCAACGGCACGCGCGTCGCCTTCGTAACGACCAGTTCCCAATGGGACGGCGTCTACCAGTCGGTGGAGCTGCCCATGGTCGGAGCGGAACCAGCCGGCGGGGTGGGCAGCAGCAGCTTCTTTGACGGGCAAATCTACGCCGTGACCGTCAGCAACCACGACCTGTACCTGGACAACTACGTCAAGAACGCGGTGGTCCGCGACGGTTCGCGCTACGGCGGCATGATCGGCTATCACGACTATCTCAGCACCACGGCAGGCGTGGACTTCCGCATCCAGGCGACAATCTCAGACTACACCGACCTGGGTTCCTCGCAGGTCGTGGGCCGGATGCAGCTCCCATACCTGAACGATGGTTACGTGCCGCAGGGACTCGGCTACGACGCCGCCAACGGCTATTTCTACGTGAGCTACTACTGGTGCGGCGACGACGGCAGCACCGGCAGCACCACGGCCAACTCCGACAAGATCTCGATCGTGGCGGAGATCGACCGAAGCACCCAGACCCTGCGCCGCACCTTCCGCCTGTATCGTCCCAATGGAGACGCCAACTACGGCCACTTGGGCGGGTTGGAGTATTACAACGGCAGCCTCTACGTGACCTATGGCACGTCGGTGTATCGGTACCCGCTCGCGAGCGCGCCAAGCCCGACCTACGTCTTTGATCCCAAGACCTTCGCCAATCCGCGCGCCGACCAGAATCCGCTCACCGACGTCACCACTTACCCGCTCAGCAGCTACCTCCAGGGCAACACCTCCAACTCCACGCTTCACCTTGCGACCGACACCGACGGCGACGTCGTGCTGTGGGTGAGCGAATACGATTCCGCCGCGAAGAAGAAGATCCTCGGTTTCGTGCTCAACTCGAGTGGAGGCATCACCACCCCCGCGAAGTACGCCTTCACGCTCCCCGTGTTCAGCGTGAACGGCATGGCCTGCTACAACATGACGGCCACCGAGTGCTACTTCTACGTGGTCACCGGCGGCGTGTGGAAACGTGTCCGTTACCTCAAGTCCAGCGCGACGGCGCAAAGCACGACCACGGTGTTCTCCGGCCCGCCCGGCACGGAGGATCTTGTACTCGTGGGCACGCAGGTATGGACGACCTCCGAGACCGGCGGCCGCTATTACCAGAAGGGCGCCGGCTGGGATAATCTCTTCCCATTCCTTTTCGGGGTAAGCCCATAGCCGAAACCTCACGCCGCCCCACCCCGACGGCGACCCGTCGGGTGCGGCGCGGGCACGAGCGCGCCCCCCTCTTCCACCAGAGTGACTGCCACGCGCGCGGGAACTGACCTGCCGATCGCCCCAAGTCCGCGGCGGTGTCGCCGAATAGGACATGAGCGCTGGAAACGATCTCAGGGGTGCCGGTGGCGCCAACGGTGACGCCATCCCACCAACTGCCCAGGGTCTTTCACGGGCAATGTGTGCGGCAGCGCGGCGTCGACGAGACTGAACACGGCGCTGTTCGCCCCAATTTCTAAGGCAAGGGAGACCATGGGCGCGCTGCGCGGCATCGTGGCCGATCACAAGGGAACATCGGCCTTGACAATGGATAGTTTGCTATACTTTATGCATGGTTAACTTTACTCCATTGGATCCCTTCGTCCTCAAGAACCACCTCCGCAAACTGCGCTTTGAACACGGCGAACTGACGCAGCAGGCTCTGGCAAACGCCGTGGGAGTGACCCGCCTTACTATTCACTCGATTGAGGCGGAGAAGTTTTCCCCCTCGGCCCTCCTGGCCTTCAAGATCGCACATTTCTTCGGCCGGCGGGTGGACGAGGTATTCTACCTTGAGAGAAAAGATCAGGCCCAAGAGCCCCAACGAAAGGCAGACGCGCTATGAAATCTCGGCTGTACCGCCACACTCGCATCGCCCAAGTCCTTGGCGCGGTCGCACTGGTTGCCCTGCTGTACAATATCGTCGTTCTCGCGTTGGTGCTGCCGCGCTCGGCCGCCCTGCAGGCAATCCCGCCTTGGGCCGAAACGGCCGGGCTCGGCGTAGGGCTGGGCATCCTGCTAACGGGACTCCAACACCTCGCAGCGCTCTGGATACTGGTCTCGCAGATCAGGATCACGCATCGGATTGGACTGGCGACGGCGGCGGTGTGCCTCATGGGCGTGACGTCCCTCCTGTTGCTGGGCGCAGACGTGACTCTCCTCGGGGACATCGGACACGAGTACAGAGCCGGCCTTGGAACCACGCGCGAATGCCAGATGGTCGCCGGATTCCACGGCCTGCATCTATCGTTTGTGATTCTTGCGGGCTGGATCATCACTCTGACCAACCGCTCTCTCCAAGCCGGGCCGGCGCCCGAGGCGGCCGAGCAGGATGAAGCTTTCATTCTGACGACCCACTACGTCGGCGTGCTCTCCGGCACGTTGGTCCTGACGATCCTGGTCGTCCTGGCCGCCTCGGGCCTGCCTGCGCAGTACCTCAGGCGCATGGTGATTACTTTCCAAACCGTGGCCACGGTTCCCTATCTCCTCGCGCTGGGCGCTTGCGCCGCGATCCGGTGGCGACGCCCCCTGACGCAGTGGCTGGACGAGCGGGCGCTGATCAACACCGGCCTCGCCAGTCTGGCCACCTTGGCAACATCGCTCCTGGTCTTGGGAATCGGCTACGCATTTCAGGAAACACTCATCCCCGCCTCGCTGGTCACAGTTCTCTGGTTCCCTGCCGCCGTCGGACTCGGCATGGCGGTTTTCTCCGGTTCGTCCCTCTGGCTCGCACGGTATCGATAAGCAGCTCGCCTGAGCATCCCCAACATGATCCTCCCCCGCAGTCTTCTTTTCGCCCTGGCCCTCATCTCCCTTGGCTGCCGCACGCAAGCCGGCGCCATAGAGAACCTGCCGCCTTTGCCGGCGACCGGTACCCAATGGAGTTACGACAACCAAGGCGGGAGTACCTGGCACCAAGTCGCGGGCAAAGGCACGCGTACCCGGCTCGTGGTGGGCACGGTAGAACGCAACGGCCGAAAATGCCTCAAGCTGACCGATCATTATGACCAGGACGGCAAGGCCGCGATTGAGTATATCAACACTGCCGACCACATGCTTGTGGCCGTCGATTCGGCCGACGGCGCGGTCGCGGTCGATTTCACCCCTGCGGTCTGCTGGCCCGTACCACAATTGGGCATCGGCGAATCCCGAACCGAGGTCTTCTCCATCACCTACGACAAGACGAGGACCGGAGCCAGCGCCCGGAAGATGGTAATGCACTGCACTGCCGTCACCACACGCCTGCCGAATGAAACGGTGACCACGCCCGCCGGAGTGTTTGCGGACTGCCTTCACTCGCTCGTCAAAAAGACCACCGCCGTCGAAGGGCTGAAAACCCACGCGGTCGTGCACTGCGACCTCTGGTTCAACCCCCAAGGCGTCCTGATCAGGGAGGAACTGCGCTACGAGGCGATCCGTGCCCCTGACGGAAGGGAAGTGAAACCCGAGCGTCGCTCTTCGAGCATCCTGCGCGCGTGCGAACGCCCTGCGCCCCCGGCGCCCTGATGTCCGTCGCGAGGCCAGCGATCGCCCGCCCTCAATGCGGCAACGGTCTTCCCGGGCCGGTCGATCCGTTTCGCGCCCTCACCCGCGGCGCGCGGCCTCGATTTTCGCGACGTCGATCTTGCCCATCTCCATCATCGCCGCGAAGGCCCGCTTGGCTTCGGCGCCTCCCGCGGCCAGTGCCTCCGTCAGCACACGCGGCGTGATCTGCCAGGAGAGCCCCCAGCGGTCCTTGCACCAGCCGCAGACGCTCTCCTGCCCGCCGTTGCCGACGATCGCGTTCCAATAGCGGTCCGTCTCCTCCTGCGTGTCGGTCGCCACCTGGAACGAGAACGCCTCGCTGTGCTTGAACTCGGGGCCACCGTTCAGACCGAGACACGGGATCCCGAGCACCGTGAACTCCACCGTAATCACGTCGCCTTCTTTCCCCGAGGGATAGTCGCCCGGCGCCTGATGCACCGCCGTCACCTTGCTGTCCGGAAACGTCGCGGCGTAAAAGCGCGCCGCATCCAGGGCGTCCTTATTGTACCATAGGCAGATCGTGTTCTTGGGCGTGGGTGTGTTCATCGTCGTATCGCTCTCGAGGCGGTGGGTTGATTCCCGCGACCAGGGAGCGGTCGCTAGCGCCTGTCCTCCCTCAACGAACGAAGTGACGGCCGCCGGACACTCGAGTGGAGTCTCATTCCACTCCTGGCGCTAATCCCGATTCCTTTTCCCCAGGCCACGCCGCTTTCCCTGAGCAAACGTGATAGAGACTGCGCGCTACGCGCCTGATCGCGCTCAGCCGCGCCTTGCCTCGCGCGTCCTGCTCCCACCACCTTCCCTCATGCCCGATATCCCCACCCCGAAGCAGATCGTCTTCGTCGACTGCGAAAACATCCCGTCGTTCGACCTCAGCCGCATCGCCGGCCAGCCGCTCGAGGTGAGTCTCGTGCTCGGCAAGCAGCAGAAGCAGGTCGGGATCGAGATCTTCAAGGCCGCGCTCCGCTTCCCGGCCCAGGTGAAACTGATCGAGTCCGGGGTCACCGGGCACAACGCGCTCGATCTCGTGCTCGCCGCGCATCTCGGCCAAGCGCTGGCCCGCCACGCGGACGCGGAGTTCGTCATCGTCTCGAAGGACCGCGACTTTGATCCGCTCATCGCCCACCTGCAGGCCCAGGACGTGTCGGCGCGACGCGACCCTGATTTTCTCGCCGTGCGGAAGTCCGCTCCCCCGCGGCCAAGTCGCTCCCCGGCGACGCCACCCCGCCGCCCCAAAGCGCCGAAACCTGCCGCCGCCGGACCCGCGGCGACGGCAAGCGAAACGCTTCACTCACCCCGCTTCGCGGAACTCGCCCGCTTCATCCAGACCGAGAGCAGCCCGCTCCCGCGCAAGAAGACCGCGCTGTTGCGACTCATCGCGAATCGCTTCGGAAACCAGCTTTCGCCCGACGAACAGCAAGAGGTCCTGCACGAGCTCGCCCGCCGAAAGGTCATCGCCCTGACCGATGGCGGAACCGTGACGTATCCGTCGGCCACGCGCTCCTGACGCCAACTCCGGGCGAACCCGTTTGGCGGCGCCGCGTCCAGTTGCGCCGCGGTGATCTCGGAGGAGGGTACGCCGCCCGCCCATCGGGGCCAGAGCTCCGACGCCCAACGTCCGCGCCGTGGCCGGCGTCCGCGCCCGGAGCTCCGGCGTTTCTCCCGTCCTCATCCCACATGCCCCCGTCAAATACCCCCTCCCCCGACTCCGTCTTCTCCGACTCCTCCGTGCACACCGGCTACGCCCCTGTAAACGGGCTGAAGCTCTACTACGAAATCCACGGCCCGGCCCGCCCGGGCCAGGTGCCGCTCGTGCTCCTCCACGGCGGCGGCGACACCATCGAAACCTCGTTCGCGAAACTCCTGCCCATCCTCGCCCGCACCCGCCAGATCATCGCCTTCGAACAACAGGGCTATGGCCACACCGCCGACATCCTCGATCGGCCGTTCTCGTTTGCCCAGTCGGCCGACGACACCGCCGCGCTCCTCCAACACCTCGGGATTCCCCAGGCCGACTTCCTCGGTTTCAGCAACGGCGGCACCATCGCCCTCCAGCTCTCCATTCGCCACCCGCACACCGTCCGCCGGCTCGTTCTTGCCTCCGCCGTCTTCCGCCGCGACGGCGTCATTCCCCAACTCTGGGATCTCATGCGCGACGCCCGTCTCGAGAACATGCCGGCAGAACTGCAGGACGCCTACCTCCGCGTGGCGCCTCACCCCGAGAACCTCCGGCTCTTCCACGACAAGGCCGCCCAGCGCATGCGTGAGTTTTGCGACCTCCCCGACGCCGCGATCCGCGCCATCGCCGCACCCGCGCTCATTGTCAGTGGCGACGTCGACATCGTTCTGCCCGAGCACAGCATCGCCCTCTACCGCCTGCTCCCGCACGCCCAACTCGCGATCCTGCCCGCCACCAACCACGGCGAGCTCACGTCGCGCGACGCCCTCGCGCCCATGGTGGAGTCCTTCCTTAACGCTGCCGCCTTGCCCTGAGTCCGGTCCGTGGGCGCCCCCCCTGCCATCGCCACCGTCACGCGCGGCGCCGGCTCACTTCACCTCATAGATTTCGATCAGCGCCAGGCCCGCGGCGCCGTCCTTCGACTGCACCTGCGCTGTGTACAATCCCGGCGTCAGGGTGACGAGCAGCGCGGCGTCGGCAGAATCGGGCGCCAGCCCAAACGCCATGGTCGTCTTGAACGCGCGCTCCAGCGCCGCGTCGCCACCCCACCCGGCATTACTCGTCAGCTCCTGCCCGGCCGCGTTGAACAGCACGAGCTTCGGCTGCGCCAGCAGCCCCGACAGCGAAAACACCTTCAGCCCGGGCCCCACCCCGCGCAGCAGCACCGTCAGCGGTCCGTTGCCGCTGATCACGAATCCGGCCGACAACACATCGATTCCCGACGCCGTCTTCGCCCGCGCCGAGAGGTTCACCAGCCGCTCGCCGGTCGCCGCCGTGTCGGCGTCGTACACTTCGGCGAGGCAGATGCCGTTCTCAACGTCCTTGCCGCTTAGAATCGCCGTGTGCGAGCCGCCTTCGATCGGCCCCAAATAGGCGCAGTCGAGCGCCACCGGCAGCAGCGGAAACGCCCCGAGACGTTGCGCCGTGTCGGTGATCGCGGCCGCACTGCCATAGCGCAACCCGCTCCACATCGGATTCGACCGTCCGTCGTACAGCGTCATCGCCGGCACCTTGAGGAAGCCCGGCAACTGCAGCTGCGCCAACGATGGGCCCACCCCGCGAATCAGCAGGTTCTTGGCCGCCGCGCCGCTCGTCGTGAAGCCCACGATCGCGAGGTCACTCGACCCGTCCACCCGCGCCCGCGCCGAAAGATTCATGAGCCGGCTCGTGTTGGTTGCGCCCGCCACCAGCCCGCCAAACTCCGTCCGCGCCCCGGCCGTATCCTGCAGCGCCAGCGTCGCACGCTTGCTGCTCCCGTCCAGCGCCACGCTCAGGGTCTCACCCGCCGCGGTCTTAACGCTGAGCGTTCCGTTCGCGCCGAGCGTTCCCGCCGCGCCCACGACCCCAGCCGGCGTCGTCACGACGATCACCGCCTTGCCGCTCGCCCCAACGAGGATGTCCGCTCCGCCACTCGCGCCCGCGAGTGCCGTCACGTGATGCAAACCGCTCAGCGCGACCCCACTCGTGCCGCTGTCGAGCGTCCCCGTCAGACCCATCGCGCCGCCGCTCACGCCGCCGCCCGCGCCGATCTGTCCGCTCACGGCGGCAGTCGCCTCGGTCGTGAGCGCACGCACGGCCGCTCCACTCACGCTCGTCGCCGTCGACGCCGACGGCGTGACCGTAAACGAGCCGTCCGCGGCAACCGTCACGGTGCCCGCAATCGCGCGCGCCGGCTGCGTGCCGTAGCCGAGGAACGTCCCGCGGTTGTCGGTCCCAATCACCATCACCCAGTTCCCGCCGTCGCTGAAGGTCCCCGAGTAGCTCCCACCAAAATTGGCCGGGGCTTCCGTCACCGTGACAGTGGCCGTCGAACTGTAGATGAAGCCGAAGCCCGACACCTTCACCCAATAGCTGGTCGTCGCGAGCAAAGGCGGGGTCGTATAACTTGCCGCCGTCGCCCCCGCGATCGGCCTGGAAGTATCGCCTCGCTCCCCCTGGTACCACTGGTAGGTCACCGCCGCTGACGCCGGCACGCTCAGCGTCGCGCTCGTGCCGGGTCGCACCGACACCGCCGCAGGGGTAACGGCATACGAAACCTGCAACCCCATTCTCGTGCTCCAGCACGTCCCGTGGGCATTGCTGAGGTACAGCCGGTAGCCGCCCGACGCATCCGCC includes the following:
- a CDS encoding LamG-like jellyroll fold domain-containing protein; translation: MKSNHACCAGLLSRCRLRPIPALLILFALLALPAVATITEPNNQKVVFRYRSFSGTTPDWVSPLTSLGNISHASGSADLVTTDRGAGFDNLTVTDFDGSTEYVQGAGTITTVDGAADDSFTVEAWFKADTLSGPRTLFSNTEDYRGFALRLNGARLRGEVRFKNGSTYVNQIVAQEAAYADLETGAWYCAVLHVRKTSSAYEIRLYLNGTRVAFVTTSSQWDGVYQSVELPMVGAEPAGGVGSSSFFDGQIYAVTVSNHDLYLDNYVKNAVVRDGSRYGGMIGYHDYLSTTAGVDFRIQATISDYTDLGSSQVVGRMQLPYLNDGYVPQGLGYDAANGYFYVSYYWCGDDGSTGSTTANSDKISIVAEIDRSTQTLRRTFRLYRPNGDANYGHLGGLEYYNGSLYVTYGTSVYRYPLASAPSPTYVFDPKTFANPRADQNPLTDVTTYPLSSYLQGNTSNSTLHLATDTDGDVVLWVSEYDSAAKKKILGFVLNSSGGITTPAKYAFTLPVFSVNGMACYNMTATECYFYVVTGGVWKRVRYLKSSATAQSTTTVFSGPPGTEDLVLVGTQVWTTSETGGRYYQKGAGWDNLFPFLFGVSP
- a CDS encoding helix-turn-helix transcriptional regulator, whose protein sequence is MVNFTPLDPFVLKNHLRKLRFEHGELTQQALANAVGVTRLTIHSIEAEKFSPSALLAFKIAHFFGRRVDEVFYLERKDQAQEPQRKADAL
- a CDS encoding VOC family protein; this encodes MNTPTPKNTICLWYNKDALDAARFYAATFPDSKVTAVHQAPGDYPSGKEGDVITVEFTVLGIPCLGLNGGPEFKHSEAFSFQVATDTQEETDRYWNAIVGNGGQESVCGWCKDRWGLSWQITPRVLTEALAAGGAEAKRAFAAMMEMGKIDVAKIEAARRG
- a CDS encoding PIN domain-containing protein — encoded protein: MPDIPTPKQIVFVDCENIPSFDLSRIAGQPLEVSLVLGKQQKQVGIEIFKAALRFPAQVKLIESGVTGHNALDLVLAAHLGQALARHADAEFVIVSKDRDFDPLIAHLQAQDVSARRDPDFLAVRKSAPPRPSRSPATPPRRPKAPKPAAAGPAATASETLHSPRFAELARFIQTESSPLPRKKTALLRLIANRFGNQLSPDEQQEVLHELARRKVIALTDGGTVTYPSATRS
- a CDS encoding alpha/beta fold hydrolase, with the protein product MPPSNTPSPDSVFSDSSVHTGYAPVNGLKLYYEIHGPARPGQVPLVLLHGGGDTIETSFAKLLPILARTRQIIAFEQQGYGHTADILDRPFSFAQSADDTAALLQHLGIPQADFLGFSNGGTIALQLSIRHPHTVRRLVLASAVFRRDGVIPQLWDLMRDARLENMPAELQDAYLRVAPHPENLRLFHDKAAQRMREFCDLPDAAIRAIAAPALIVSGDVDIVLPEHSIALYRLLPHAQLAILPATNHGELTSRDALAPMVESFLNAAALP